ACTGGTTTGGGCAGTTGGTCTGATATTCACCCACAAACAAACAAGCCTTACATTTGATAGTCTTAATGGCCACGGCCTTTTTGGTTCCATCAGTAGCAATCAACTCTCCTTTGTGTACTACACCGAATGCTCCtataacaaaataattgtataATATTCACAATATCCACAATATCCAATGTGAGTAAAACAACCAAAAAGAACAATACTATTCAATCTGAAAAATCTACTACCAAAGTGTACTGATCATAAGTGACACATAAATCCTAAATCAATTGTACACATAAATAAAATCACTTTCAAATACATGTACTTCAAACTGGATATTTCTCCTGTACAATTTAAATCCTTTTATGGTCATTATTTTTCCAGCTAGTGTGTGTAATTAATATTATAACTTCCATCCAGTGgacttatactgtatgtatctgTTGTTAATATTCACCACTGAACTTTCACATGGTGGTTTACTATACTGCATATACAACACACtcccacatacacacacgcacgcatgcatgcacacacatacacttcaAACTACAGACAACCTACTACACCACACACCTTTCCCTAAGAAGTCAGATTTAGTAATGACTTCTGCAGGTaataaaacttcagaaaactTATCTTTAACATATTGTAGGAGCTGGGTCACTTCACACACAAGGGAGCCCATGCTACTGGACAATCGTTCttctacaaaaataaaatacaaACAGTATTCACTCATTGCTcaacatatactgtatagcgTACCTTGAAAAGGAAATTTTCGAGGTGCCAGATATGGGGACGGACTATATGGATTGTTGAGATCTACAGTACCATCACCATTACGTCGCTCATATCTACAACAGTAAATGTACAATAGTTAGTACCTCATGTATTTATATctacaaaaacaagttgattTTATGTTACATGTACTTCTAAAAACAGGCgaccatgcagttaatactatcccattctagctaaataggcagttaatactatcccattctagCTAAATAGGCAGTTAATACTATGCTATTTTCAGTTAGATAAAATATGGACAGAactatcttttcaactgttttatagtgtgtctattgtgCTTTCTCACAGGAATACCctcgaggctgcccttcattctCGTTCGCATACTGCAAGTGTGGGACTTTCTCCTTGGAGGAATTCATTATTTCTGGTAGCCTACGAGCCAGATACGCCATTTTTCAGTTCTTTTATGTCCATACAACCCATCATTCATAGTGCCCTCAGGAACTCACTTCACTTGTTTTCAAAGCTAGCACAAATAACCGCCTCAAAGCAAACACTTACCTACCGGGAAGGTTAGCCTTCATTGCTCACATACAGGCAGCTTCAGTAGCACAAGCCATTTTACTCACGTGGGtgcagaaagacaaacaaatgtacaaatacaaacatacatacaaacacacttttttttttcggaaaacaatttcagtaaaccaggcgtacATCCACACTGGTTTAAAAAGGAAAATACACTGCTTTAGTTCGCTATGCTATTTTCTTAATCATCTTGTATCTATTATACACATGTTCACATTTCATGCTGCAATATCACATAATTAACACAGAGTAGTACGTGTGTGCTTGTGGGACCTCAAAGAAAACAATGCTTATCTGTCTACAAAAACTATCCATTCAAAAAGTTGCAATAATACACCAGATATGTGGCCATTAAAGCATTGACTAACCTGGCGGCTGTTGGATCACTGCTATAGTCATTTCTAGGACCTTCATTGATATCTCTACGTTTACCGTTATTACACTTTCTTATCAGTATTACAATCACTATGATCGTGATGACTACAATGACTGCACACACTCCCACCACTACACCAACAATGATCCCTGTGCTGCTGCTAGAACTACTGGAGCTTCCAGGAGAAGAAGCTGTGTGAGTACATTAAACAATGTGAGATCATTGTCTACAATGTCAACAATATCTAGCTGATATCCTtattacttgtttgttaactttcttgTAACATCCCCATACACTACATTTGACACAACAAAACATACACTCCCACACTAATCACTGGCAGGAAGACTAGCTCATACATCTGCCTGTTACATAGCCTGAGAGGACAAGATGCGTCAACCAAGCCCCACTTACTTTGACTGTTAGAGGTGAGATGCTAAAGATGTTTATTCTAACGTGATAGACAACATATGAAGCCATCAATGTGTTACCCGTGAATCACCACTAGCGATCTATTGTATTACATCAACAAACACTTGCCAAACCAagtaacagtgaaaacatcaagcttTTGTAGTGTTAGCCGTATTGAGTTACTCTTGTCTTAAGACATCAATTAATCATTCAATCATTAGAATATCCATTAGAAGCATTTAGTGTCCTGAAGGTATGTAATTTACACCAACCAATACCGCAAAGATGATAGTAATTTACTAATCAGTACCCACTAAGAAACCTGCAAGAAGCCTACTGAATACCTGTGTAGGAGTTAGATAATGTAACACTAATACTCTGCTAAACAGTTATGACACAGAAAGGTGAGGATGTTTTTCAATGGATATGTTTGACAGgaagctccatgatccctaccatACAGAATTACCATACTACATAAAATTTTCAACAAGGGAAACACTTAATTACGAACTTCTGTACTCACTTGGGCTACTAGCACCAATGCACTCCTGTTGTATAAGGTTAGTATCTGTAGTGTTTGATGCCGTAGAAACTGTAATAGACATGTCAGTATTAATATTAAGTAGACATGTACaaatacaacataattatgtacatgccATTTTACATTGTGAGTCTCAACAACCTGTCTATGGATCCTCATATGACAAATGTACACAGTGGAAACCAATAATACGTAACTCTGAAACTATTGGCAGACATCTTTTCAGTTTATTTTGGGGATTTGGGTAAAAGGTAATGGATGGCAGGAACCAAAAATGGATGGAATACAGAAAATAAGGTTTTAAAAATATCCAGGCACACGTGAGATCAACTGGATGGTTGGTCTGACATGTCTACCGTATAGCCGGAGGACGAAATGTTCACAAATTTTGCAAGTAATGATAGCTTTGTgaaaatataattgtgaaaTATTTGAGATCACATATGCTTAGCTATTACCTAAGTGAAACGGTTTCTAGGCTTTCATGAATTAAAAAACGTGAAAACCATATTTTACACAATTTCGTGAAAGAttcatccctcgaaaatttctgTCTATACGGTATACACAGTTCTTCTGTACACTCTGGTATAAAGTAATCCCTCCCAGTTtattttatcacctagcaacaaaTGTCTATGTAAACACAAGTGGTAAGAAACATAACCACATCCCAACTGCTGAAATATGTCAATCTAAAACGAAATGCTTGCTACAAATTGCTGATGGCTGACCCCTGGAATAATATACAGATGAAagtttaaaaaattttaaaagcaGTTTGGGGTTTAAAATGGGCCCCAGAAGCCATATAATCAACTATATACTGTTGATCCAGAGGAGGCATGACACACATTAAGTGCTATCAAATACAATTACATATTTTGACTTAAACTGATATATAGGATTATGGAGACCTGGAATACAATTTCCGGTGCTATTCTCTTCGGACTTCCACTGTTGCTGTTTGCTCTCCATTTCGTGCGGTAAGGTCATCACAGTTCCAAACAGGGAAATAAATTTGGTTGCTATGCCAACCAAGAGCCTGACATCACATGTGTGAGGCATGTGATTATGTAACTTTTGTGCAGCCAACCTCTCGCATATGTAGGGAGGCTtatatcacacacacatacgcacacagtaaagtaaatacagtatttaTAGCACAACTTACTAATTAATGAGCAGTCGCTATCATCTGAAATATACTGTGACGGGAAATTGTAATATGTTTGAGGGACACGGCAAATGAATTGATCTAGTAATCGATTCACTTCTGGGAAATTAGGATCATTACGGAAGAATTCCAATGAACACGCGTCTACAATACAGTCCACTACGGGACAAACAAAAGAACAAATTGGAAGGATTTTTCCAGTGTCCGGATTACAACCTGGAAACCTGAACACACACACCACTGTACCAATAAAACCTCTGCACACACTTGACTGGGGTAATTGTCGGATAATAGTTTGTATTTCACCGAACACTGCACCAACAAGTTCAAATGTGTTTGGAGCATAGTATGCATCAGGCGGCAACTGTGGCAAGCAAGTATCATCACTCTCAACTGGAATGCAACTAAATTAAAaatgtaataataaataatatgttAAGAATATAAAAGTAACGCTTACCTCAATGGAATAGTCTCGTTGATCAATTCTACaggtacaaaaaaaaaacataaagAAAAAGGTAGGTAGCTAAAAATGACAGGACAGCTATGAACAAACATACTTTAAAATACTTCAACTGCTACCACTACTGATACAATAATATAATCTTTGCACACATAAGTACATTCACTAGTCTAGCCTGTCAATATTTTGTCAATGATACACAACATTAAATTAAATTTCTGCTAACCAAATACAGCTGTACAGTAACACACAAAATGTACAAGAGTAGGATTAGCTGAACCAAGCCACAATTAATATACAAGTACTGGGAATTAATAAGGGATCGTAGACATAAAAAGTAACAAGGTCATTGTTTATACCTACAGGTATACTAGTGGACGTCTATTGTCGTGATTGAATTATAGGGCTTAAATCTCCATTAGTATCTATCTGCAGGCGCAGGTGACATCCTTGATTTATTGTTGTGTTCTTTAATTATATTTTGCTCgcgcttgtttgtttactttttcggAATATAATTGATAGCCTCTGCTATGAAACAGAAGTGTGGCAGCAAGagtagcttgctcctcaagcttgctctaaggatatctcaTTGTCTAATGgcaagttgatcgctggttaactattgctgtcacattccgtGCACTGCCTGCAACACTACTACACCCCAGGGAAGGAATAAGTGCTATATAGTGGAATAATTAACAGTAGTGATTTTGCATATTTCACAACTCATCTTCACCGTTAGAAGtaggctgcaggtgccctaagggtgcttactagtaAGACTCCATAAATCAagccatagaatgtgcaaaaccagtccagtagtccagtccagtgcaCTGAATAATGCCCAAGTCGTATGGTGATAGTCCACAGGGGAAGCCATTTCACACTACCACGAATTAACACCTTGTGCTGGGAgcgtacacaaaggaggacaaaggcaagtccataaAGCACAAATTGTTTATACTTCAgcatgctaaaaggcacctgtcgggctgttCAAAGTAACATCTAACAGTACAAAAATCAAGCCTGCATCCTTAGCCACTATTGAAATATACTGGCATTAGTCAACTGGTCAATCAGTCAGCAAAAATCCACTGAATAAAAAGCCATTCTGCTTTATTTTCAGCTATTTCCTACCCGTTATACACTGAtacaagcaaagaacagtacaagaagtacctctgcaatcaatccagtcagtaTGGAAATCACAGACGATTCTTATAGCACTGAATGACACgttactgtgaatcaacacttacacaatagtggagaaagaaatgggacacaaaggaggacaaaagtaccTCCAACTAATCACCATTAGACTTAGCACGTGATgcattagctgtaacatggggcaaTCAGGCTATGAGCCTGATATGCATGCACTGTGGCCCTCAGGAAATTGGACATCATGTCCCTGTTACAACTTTACATGTGACCCAGTAAAGTATGGCTTCCAACATATCctaacatgtatatatatacctaaTTGAATAGACAGAATAGACAGGTACACAGAAGCCCTGCAACAACATCAAacatatttattaaggctttacagcacaagtgttgaaggtctgaaGGCCACCTGGTCCTTCAGCCTGCTTaattaaagatgttatatttagtgtgtttgaaaagttgcaggaaggagaaaaaatccatttcTGAACATAGATACTGTAGCCATCCGAGttacgctcgaatgcttacaggggTCTGCCAagtggtcaggatattttctccttgtccatttcatgtatttgtattcataggaactctagagagtggcTTATTATCTCAACGTATCCCATGTGAAACCAAATGGACTGGTTCAACTAATTTGAACTATCATATACCACTCTATGATCTACTGGTGCTCAACAATGAAATACTTACACACATACTAACACACCATACACATACAGGGCTGTATATACGTACCTTCAATTGCTATACAGTCCATAGACAATGTAGCATTTTCTATGTAAGAACTGTTGACAGTTATAAGACAAGTTCCACCGGGAGAATTATTAAGATTGTCTCCAACTGCAATATTACTAATTCTCTGCTCAATTGCTCTGGTTGCTggttgtattaatgctttacagtctTGATTATTAGTCAACAGGTTACAACTGGGACTACAGGTGGGTATTATCACCCCAGTGGTCAGGTTACAAACTGGGAAATAGTAGTAACATAAATATCGTTGTACATAATCCACACAAGTATCTGCGTCACTGGGAATACTGTTAGCAATTTCTTCATCCAGTATTGTTTGTAATTCATCAATTGCACTTCCATTGAAATATCCACTATTGGTGTCATAATATCCATCACAGACCATGGGAAGTTGATCGCTATCATATGGCACACATCTGAAAAGAAAACATCACATCACATCTTTCAAAACAAAGTGAATTCACTTTGGGACAAAAAGGCATGGTGGTACTACAGATTACTGCAGGTCAGTTACTTATGTTCAGGGCCTGCTTATCATGAAATGTACACAGAAGTTTTGTCTCTTGGGGTAACCAGATCATGTGTATACTATTGCAGGTTTCTAACTTAGAATCAGAGGGTGCCACAAATCAAATTGATAATCACATTTTAAAAGTACAATAGTGTGATTCACTCATTTGTGTCTGTGAGACAGGAAAGTTAGTGAGCGATCACTCAGTAAGGAGATAATGTGGACCATGGACAGCTCCATATATACAGGGTGGTTTGTATAATACTTGTGTACACTTTCTTCATGACTGACTACTTGTTTAAGCTTCTTTTTAATTGTGTACTACTTTTCAGATTCTTAAGCAAACAACATAGTTGAGATCATCAGTCCATAGTAATAACTTAGTTTCAGGTTGTGAGTGTGATTCAGTTTGTCCTGTCATGAAAGGAATTAAGCACAAAACCTTAGTACAGTTGACACAGTACAAACTAGTTAAGGTCAAGGTCACCCACACAAAGGCCTACCCACACAACGAAAGATATGACATCCTATACATGTAGTAATGGACTGCACTATATGGTTTCTCTTATTAGCAGCATGTTTTACAACCTTACATAAATTTACTACAATGACACCCTCAGCATACTTTGAAGTTACAGAAAAGAGACAAATTAAAAGTCGAAGCTATATTGCTTAGATTTCCTCTAGCGTTTCACAATAAAGTTTTTCTTAATTTCTTCAGAAAATTGAGACAAGGAAATTTTGCCACATCCTAAAGTGTTAGGTAGTTCCTTATCAAATGAAAAAGTTCCCTAACACTGTCACATAGCTAGGAGTAAGCAAACATGATAGCACACTGAATAACTTGAGTGACTACTGGTCTGGAGTTGATTGTGTCAGTGCACAGAGCTGTGTTCAATACAGAATGTGAATGATAACTGTTTAATGGACATGGTATTTTAGCAAGCCAAGTGTTAATGTCTGTCTCGATCTACTGTAGTTATGCAATATTCTTATTTGCTTCACTTAAAGGCAACACAAACATTCTGCATACACATTGTCTTGGAAACATTTTGCACTACCTCCTGCAATTAATCCACTAAACTAATACAAGATAAAGCCATACATACATCGTTACAAGAAGACCACAAAATCCTGTAAAAATAAACATGTCTTATAGGAATCCCCTGAAACTAACTTGTATTGATTTTCTATAGCTAATCCAATATTAAAAAGAGACTTCCTTCTATATAAAGTACAAAATTCataaaaactacatacaaaTAAGTCGAGCAAGAAATTTGCATTATGTCAAAAGACAAACATTGCGAAGTGTATATTACTTTTAGAATCCCAACATAGACTTAATTATTAGGTTCTCATTTCCACCCAACGTTGCTGCTTTTCTTACTGGATCAAAAATTTGTaccactggtggctgagtgcagccaTTCAGCATCTATTAAAGTTAGTAACAGTTAgtgcagtctaagaaaactgcattctgagCTAGCTATTTCAGATACCTAGTTACCGTATTTCCTCGTAAAAAAGCCGCATTCAATTAAACGCCTGTCTCGATTATAAGCAGGGGGTTTCCAGCACCTTtaaataaatgcctggtctcaaatagaAGCCCAGGGTATTACTTGAGTGTACTGTTAGTGGCTTTAATCGTTTCCCtttttgctgctgctgcttcatACTTGAGTTTAGGGCCATCTGAGGGATGAAGGTACTACGagtaatcacgtgagtagtTCGGGCGAGTCCGCGTGCATTCAGATTATGTATGATATAATTATTTTCCAATCATATTTTACACCTCACCTACACTTGTACATATAGTCAACACACTGTATCACTATTTTCTATGCTTACCATTACTCTACCACCACCCGAATTTAATTAAACACCTGGCGTCGGTCGGACCAATCCAAAATAAACGTCCGGTCTCAAATAAAGGCCCTATTTGTTTACAGGCCGGGTCAAAAATGCTGGGAAGGAAATAAAAGCCCGGGCTTTTATACGAGGAAATACggtaataaaataaaaatcctccCATCCCACACTGCTATTGAGTATTGGAGGATGAAATTAATAATGTTTaggccaacaattgtaaattccttgtttctcaTCCTAGTCAGGCCAAAAACACCGTGTGGGCGGGCAGCTATTTTTTAATAGCAAGGATATTAAAGGGAACCCATTAACTCCAAATTGCTTTTTCTCTCAGATTTAGGAGAGCTAGATTCAAGGTTAGCTGTGATTTGAAAGATTTTACTGGGATTCAACAAGATTCAAACCTCTAGAAGGTTAGATTCGAAGTGCTCATGTTTCCTGCATAGCCAGAAAGGCATTTGTCATGCTCGTGGTGACACATGCTATATAGCACTAGCCTGACTCTGTACAATCAACTTCAAAAGCACAAATTTTCCGAATGTTTCACACACATTAATAGCTAGAGAATGGGGCTCGTGTTCATCAATATATCTCAAGGCTACTTGAAGAAATCCACTGCTAGTATTCGGAGCCATGCACTAAATAACATAACGCACCTATCCAATAATACACCATGACACTAGTCTTCATCCCATGACATGGCCATGCACACAACTCCCTGCCAGCAGTAATATTTAAGTCACgtgactatcaaatgcaataataaatgtgacccagtctgggaaaaccgggcttatcgcctatgaGAAATGTCGGTTTTTagtgtttagtgtgttgtagctcgccaatggttgaagctgtgtgtatcaaattttcacacattttataccaattccttatcttccagagcatccactgtgcaagtagccaacaactatgttttccgccattttagatacTTTTTataccgaggttgactgtatcaggcgagctgcaaaaggggtgggaggcgggggacCTGGAAGGCGGGTAAGATGGTgctcaaaaattgaaaaggaaggcatagggatgaatttggccaagttttgggccattcagatctcaaaattggctaaaatgaaaagcAGAGggacttattcaacaccacagagctgtacaccCACATAGTCACCCCCAGGCTGACCAGTTCCaataaggccccacaccacacgtacggatcgacaccgggcttgggaaaagcagccagcaaaatcagaccactcaagtctagctgattttgatcgtggaattagatagttttttcatgtagctttgtgtcctgggtgaaaaatcgaatctgctgacatgggcgataagaccagactgggtcacaaatttgCATGCAGCTTTTAAATTACCATGTAggcgggtgacaggaaacaaagaatctacaattggtggcctTATATGGCCTAAACGTAATTTTGAAAACACTGATGTACAATAATAGACACAATCCAAAACTACGTAATTGACATAGCAACAgctttccgccattttgaatggggccagtaTCAATTATTACGATTGCGCTACATTGAAATCCGATGATGAATAAAGCTCGAACTGGGGGGTATTGTCGAACAATTGGCTGTGGAAGTCTTTGAGGTTGTAAATTGGTTAGGGGCAGCtggttatcagggttgaacaAGGCGCGAAGCATCGACAGCCCAAATTGCCTTGTTGGCCCACACAGGAAGCACTGCGAAGCAAATAGATAGTATTTTAGTATCCATTACTGCGGTAAATTATTTGTGATAGTAACCGTAGTAGCGGCTGACCATCCAGGCGCTCCTTGTACAGGTAAACAAGGGAATTAGTGTCATCACCTGATAATCACCTGCCTTTAGCCAGAACAAAGAATTTGCAGCATTAAAAGCTTTCATGGACTATTGTTTGACAATACCACTTAGTTCGAGCTTTCTTCATCGCTGAATTTCATGCAGTGCAGTTAGTGATTATTGAAATtagccccattcaaaatggcgtccgaaaagtgggcgtggttttggatAGTGTCTAATTGGTCAGATGAAGACAAGGATCAAAGCAGGGAGTACAAGGTATATTGGAGTGTCACTCCCTTACATTCATTACATCTGAGGTTACTACTGAAACCGTCAGtacatagatatactaaccgtATATCTATGGTCAGTATGGCTAGTTATTAACACTACACTAGTCCAGCCCACACAATTTACAATATGCCATACATTTGTCACGCGGAAATATACACAGTTCACCTATGTGCACAGTATAGTATTTCCTGACAGAACATGTTTACTAGCTTTAAACACAGCGGATAGTATACCTTTAACACTGAGTTCCCTTTATGTGTCAGATAAAATTGGTTCAAAGTTCAAATAAATTTGCGAGTCCCGTACATTGTCCTCTTAACGGCTGAAAGGACGCAGTAGGCCAAACGATGATGTACACCATCATCAGAAACAGTTGCAATCGGAACTGAATCAAGAACTAAGTTAAGAACCACGAGAATTTAGTCGGGGTGTGTACGCGCACCTCTCATAATCGCGAGCACAACAAACcaacacatacaatacactGACCTTCCCTCAACAAGTACCAATACAGCGGACAACGCGATACAGCAGCTTATCAACATGATTGATTAAAGTGTGAAAAATCCAATTTGCGGAGATTATGTATTTAATTGTATTCTCACGTGACACACGTAAAATACATAGTCGTCAGATATACACGTAGCCCCATTATGAAATTCCCAGAATTCTGGGATCACTTCCAGGAATTAGAACGGGTGTAAGGCACAAGCTAATTTGTTTATTACAGAGAGGTGAATAGCAGTCATGATGCATTACTCAATTTACTGAATCATGAAATAACTGCTTCTATTCAGAGAAGCCAAGTGATCTAAAGACATCAGACATCCATGTGAGTCACAGCTGACAGCTTCACATGATGATGGATCCGGATTAGATGGCAGAAGTCTTATAGAGCATGGGCTAGTAATACAGAGCAGAGGGGTCGGTAATATGGGCTGCATAACTTAAAACAAAATGTAGCAAgttaaatcctgcagatttaggaGTAGCTTAAGGGATAATACCTATCCAGATCATCATAGACAGTGGGATAATCTaggagtagctatagctactgccAACGATTGTCTTTGTACCACTATGAAGATAGTGCATCTACAAGGTGGATAAAAACATActacagggccggaggagggaaaattgagttggtcaggccattgactataatgttgaaattactactgtatacatgccaatgagagaggagctgttgcacagtgtgcaaagcacactctgcaaagtgcgaagcacgagcattctaggggggtctgggggcatgcccccacaggaaatttttgaaaattagacactcagatatgcaattttagtgatatttcactgctagctagctatataaatatgctcaggtctatctgttgttcttcagactttctatactatgtataattgtagacctgacatacaggggacacagcgtgaaacttgctgtatggttcatttagttatagctagcaattagaagttcaaggggggtctgggagtGCAACctccaggagctgcagaatttttgcaatttaaaggtttgaaaatgccttaaaatttaaaattgatgctaaattttaaagtaaaactagctagcaaattgcaactttccccccaaatttcacagggaacccatgcagcatggccccctttagctaggatataattactatacagtgaattcacacagctacaataaaatgctacacagctgtatactactatactggtttgtatgaagtgaacggatcatcacgtaaatatactggtggacagtcacgagaccaatcagcatttgaaaatggcgcgatgtgggtgagactgagagtttgcttggtatctcgacaggacgagtgggtagttgaagaggagtgatttctactcaacatctcatccagatggccaccatgtaatgtatgagtgTGCAGCTTCTTGCCGAGGAATGAGgtatctggtttgtcactgccagcccttcgcccagtaaaggaagccaagagagacaagccaaggaatgctaatgattattttatgaagattgaattgcgATATAAGTGtactggtttagaatcaaagaaggcatataccttacacgtgataaatgccaactgtcagcacacgtgataaatgccaactgtcagcacacgtgatactgtacgtagaacccacaatcatttctgtacaaaacaatACGAATgcaatgctgtactgtaaggtaattggaggtactatacgtgtagttctgtgctttagttaggctgagaaactaggtaactactcgtgtcatgcattttcaataacatctaaaatgtacgtagctacatgtagatgtgatcgtccaaagattgcatgacaagagtaatgtagttcgaactggtcagctagttggttcaactccagattattggtccggctcaggcctgaccaaccggaccgtctcctccggccttgtacTAGCTACTGAATCTGGGTTTATTTTCAAGATTCTATCTTTCTGCAAAAAGCAAGGACACTGTAGACAGTCAAAAGAGATCTGAAGTGAAGGAGGTTTGTAAATAACTACTACTGAGGACATTTTGCTACAACGCCAGACAGTCAAGTGCAGGAacacaaaaatgtgactgaattaggCTTCCACAAACATCCAGTTTTTTATACACTGCTATAATTATATGGACAATAGCTAAATCACGAGGCTGGGGTGCAGCCAAGATTCTAATAAAAGGTAAAGTCAAGTGCTTTAGCCAAAACATTTTGAGGGGTGAAAGTTTTGGGGGTTACCACCAAacattttatccttgaaatatttagatctCTATATATGATAGTCTACTACATTTTGAGAGTGTTTGCAAAGCCACAATAATTTTAAATTAGGTCAGTAACATTTCTCAACCTCAAAAATTTTGCCCCTACACTATACAGTATTAGAATTGAGGGTCAAGCTCTTTCTTATTCACATAG
The Dysidea avara chromosome 7, odDysAvar1.4, whole genome shotgun sequence genome window above contains:
- the LOC136260397 gene encoding uncharacterized protein isoform X1; protein product: MLISCCIALSAVLVLVEGRCVPYDSDQLPMVCDGYYDTNSGYFNGSAIDELQTILDEEIANSIPSDADTCVDYVQRYLCYYYFPVCNLTTGVIIPTCSPSCNLLTNNQDCKALIQPATRAIEQRISNIAVGDNLNNSPGGTCLITVNSSYIENATLSMDCIAIEELINETIPLSCIPVESDDTCLPQLPPDAYYAPNTFELVGAVFGEIQTIIRQLPQSSVCRGFIGTVVCVFRFPGCNPDTGKILPICSFVCPVVDCIVDACSLEFFRNDPNFPEVNRLLDQFICRVPQTYYNFPSQYISDDSDCSLIISTASNTTDTNLIQQECIGASSPTSSPGSSSSSSSSTGIIVGVVVGVCAVIVVITIIVIVILIRKCNNGKRRDINEGPRNDYSSDPTAARYERRNGDGTVDLNNPYSPSPYLAPRKFPFQEERLSSSMGSLVCEVTQLLQYVKDKFSEVLLPAEVITKSDFLGKGAFGVVHKGELIATDGTKKAVAIKTIKSTSLDGMKDLVAETAIMKGFHHPNVLPLLGVCVDYDDDDVLKIVIPFMAHGDLKTFLKESRVSPNNTHEYPKDMSDEVLTMMCFDIAKGMTYLAGKRFIHRDLAARNCMVDESLRIRVADFGLTRDIYSTEYYRQDKHTTLPVKWMALESLLDGYFDEKTDVWSYGVTCWEIFTLGRIPYPGVDNANVSTILKTGRRLEKPELCTTTMYTLIETMWYEDSEKRPSFSVILKSLNSMLHLEEAPVNEETSIISDSDETSPYISVTA
- the LOC136260397 gene encoding tyrosine-protein kinase receptor TYRO3-like isoform X2, which translates into the protein MVCDGYYDTNSGYFNGSAIDELQTILDEEIANSIPSDADTCVDYVQRYLCYYYFPVCNLTTGVIIPTCSPSCNLLTNNQDCKALIQPATRAIEQRISNIAVGDNLNNSPGGTCLITVNSSYIENATLSMDCIAIEELINETIPLSCIPVESDDTCLPQLPPDAYYAPNTFELVGAVFGEIQTIIRQLPQSSVCRGFIGTVVCVFRFPGCNPDTGKILPICSFVCPVVDCIVDACSLEFFRNDPNFPEVNRLLDQFICRVPQTYYNFPSQYISDDSDCSLIISTASNTTDTNLIQQECIGASSPTSSPGSSSSSSSSTGIIVGVVVGVCAVIVVITIIVIVILIRKCNNGKRRDINEGPRNDYSSDPTAARYERRNGDGTVDLNNPYSPSPYLAPRKFPFQEERLSSSMGSLVCEVTQLLQYVKDKFSEVLLPAEVITKSDFLGKGAFGVVHKGELIATDGTKKAVAIKTIKSTSLDGMKDLVAETAIMKGFHHPNVLPLLGVCVDYDDDDVLKIVIPFMAHGDLKTFLKESRVSPNNTHEYPKDMSDEVLTMMCFDIAKGMTYLAGKRFIHRDLAARNCMVDESLRIRVADFGLTRDIYSTEYYRQDKHTTLPVKWMALESLLDGYFDEKTDVWSYGVTCWEIFTLGRIPYPGVDNANVSTILKTGRRLEKPELCTTTMYTLIETMWYEDSEKRPSFSVILKSLNSMLHLEEAPVNEETSIISDSDETSPYISVTA